A DNA window from Eikenella exigua contains the following coding sequences:
- a CDS encoding NADP-dependent malic enzyme, with translation MDDMLKQAALDFHQYPQPGKIQVAPTKALATQHDLSLAYSPGVAAPCLEIQANPQDSYKYTARGNLVAVVSNGTAVLGLGNIGAEASKPVMEGKGVLFKKFAGIDVFDIEINEADPEKLVDIIASLEPTFGGINLEDIKAPECFYIEKKLRERCKIPVFHDDQHGTAIITAAAVLNGLRLVGKDIGQVRLVCSGAGAAAIACLDLLVALGMKRENITVCDSKGVIYQTREDRERMDASKVRYAIEDKGWRNLGDAVPGADIFLGLSGPNVLSTDMLKQMTASPIVLAMANPQPEIWPPEAKAARPDVIIGTGRSDFPNQVNNVLCFPFIFRGALDVGTTTINEEMKLAAVRAIADLAMAEQNDKVATAYTGAELKFGPEYLIPKPFDPRLISRVAPAVAKAAMDSGVATRPIADFAAYEEKLNEFVYKSGLFMKPIFAQARQALKRVVLAEGEDERVLHATQQIASAKLASPILIGRPAVIAERIQKMGLTIRPGSDFEIVNNENDPRYQEYWQEYYRLQQRNGITPDLAKRRVLANTTLIGALMLQLGHADAMVCGTVGHFQHHLGIVSNVVGYNNPDHTACAMNALIFGGHNLFIADTYVNANPTAEQIAQSTLMCAEEIQRFGITPKVALLSHSNFGSVPSESAEKMRHALELIRQAAPQLEIDGEMQGDAALVESLRQQSMPDSALKGAANLLVMPNVEAANISCNLLRVASPDGVTVGPILLGMKKPVHIINQLASVRRLVNMVALAAVDAQRQG, from the coding sequence ATGGACGATATGCTGAAACAAGCCGCCCTCGATTTTCACCAATATCCGCAGCCCGGCAAAATTCAGGTAGCCCCCACCAAAGCGCTGGCCACCCAGCACGACCTGTCGCTGGCCTATTCTCCGGGTGTGGCCGCTCCCTGCCTGGAAATCCAAGCCAACCCGCAGGATTCCTATAAATACACCGCACGCGGCAACCTGGTGGCCGTGGTTTCCAACGGCACGGCCGTGCTCGGTTTGGGCAATATCGGTGCCGAGGCCAGCAAACCAGTGATGGAAGGCAAAGGCGTATTGTTTAAAAAATTCGCCGGCATCGACGTGTTCGATATCGAAATCAATGAAGCCGACCCCGAAAAATTGGTGGACATCATCGCCTCGCTCGAGCCTACTTTCGGCGGCATCAACCTGGAAGACATCAAAGCGCCCGAATGCTTCTACATTGAGAAAAAACTGCGCGAACGCTGCAAAATCCCGGTATTCCACGACGACCAGCACGGCACGGCCATCATCACCGCCGCCGCCGTTCTCAACGGGCTGCGCCTGGTGGGCAAAGATATCGGCCAAGTGCGCTTGGTATGCTCTGGTGCTGGTGCGGCTGCCATTGCCTGCCTCGACTTGCTCGTGGCTTTGGGCATGAAACGCGAAAACATCACCGTGTGCGACTCTAAAGGCGTGATCTACCAAACCCGCGAAGACCGCGAACGCATGGATGCCAGCAAAGTGCGCTATGCCATTGAAGACAAAGGCTGGCGCAATCTTGGCGATGCCGTGCCCGGCGCCGACATCTTCCTCGGCCTCTCCGGCCCCAATGTATTGAGCACCGATATGCTCAAGCAAATGACCGCTTCGCCCATCGTGCTGGCCATGGCCAACCCGCAGCCCGAAATTTGGCCGCCGGAAGCCAAAGCCGCCCGCCCCGATGTGATTATCGGCACCGGCCGTTCCGACTTCCCCAACCAGGTGAACAACGTTCTCTGCTTCCCCTTCATCTTCCGCGGCGCACTCGATGTGGGTACCACCACCATCAACGAAGAAATGAAGCTGGCTGCCGTGCGCGCCATTGCCGATTTGGCCATGGCCGAGCAAAACGACAAAGTTGCCACCGCCTACACCGGCGCCGAGCTGAAATTCGGCCCCGAATACCTGATTCCCAAACCCTTCGACCCGCGCCTGATTTCCCGTGTAGCGCCTGCCGTAGCCAAAGCCGCCATGGATTCCGGCGTGGCCACCCGCCCGATTGCCGATTTTGCCGCTTACGAAGAAAAACTGAACGAGTTTGTTTATAAATCCGGCCTGTTTATGAAACCCATCTTCGCCCAAGCGCGCCAAGCCCTCAAACGCGTGGTGTTGGCCGAAGGCGAAGACGAGCGCGTGCTGCACGCCACCCAACAGATTGCGTCTGCCAAGCTGGCCTCGCCGATTCTCATCGGCCGTCCCGCCGTAATCGCAGAGCGCATCCAAAAAATGGGGCTCACCATCCGCCCTGGCAGCGATTTCGAAATCGTGAACAACGAAAACGATCCGCGCTACCAAGAATACTGGCAGGAATACTACCGCCTGCAGCAGCGCAACGGCATCACCCCCGATTTGGCCAAGCGCCGCGTGCTTGCTAACACCACCCTCATCGGCGCGCTCATGCTGCAGCTCGGCCATGCCGATGCCATGGTGTGCGGCACAGTCGGCCATTTCCAGCACCACCTCGGCATCGTTTCCAACGTTGTCGGCTACAACAACCCCGACCACACCGCCTGCGCCATGAACGCGCTGATTTTCGGCGGCCACAACTTGTTCATCGCCGACACCTATGTAAACGCCAATCCGACTGCCGAGCAAATTGCCCAAAGCACGCTGATGTGCGCCGAAGAAATCCAACGCTTCGGCATCACGCCCAAGGTTGCGCTGCTCTCGCACTCCAACTTTGGTTCCGTGCCCTCCGAAAGTGCCGAAAAAATGCGCCATGCGCTTGAGCTCATCCGTCAAGCCGCCCCGCAGTTGGAAATCGACGGCGAAATGCAGGGCGATGCCGCCTTAGTGGAAAGCCTGCGCCAGCAAAGCATGCCCGATTCCGCCCTGAAAGGCGCCGCCAACCTCTTGGTGATGCCCAACGTGGAAGCCGCCAACATCAGCTGCAACCTGCTGCGCGTCGCTAGCCCCGACGGCGTAACCGTGGGTCCGATTCTGCTGGGCATGAAAAAACCTGTGCACATCATCAACCAGCTCGCCTCCGTGCGCCGTTTGGTAAACATGGTGGCACTGGCCGCCGTGGATGCACAGCGCCAAGGCTAA
- a CDS encoding class I SAM-dependent methyltransferase — protein sequence MAQFNDPAAYERYMGGWSRAAGEQFLDWLGQPHGLRWLDNGCGSGIFSELLWQQAQPARLDGIDISPELLVHARQRLPQTIALHHGDANALPFATGSFDAAAMALVIVFLADALQAVREMQRVVRSGGMIATYIWDLPHGFPYADAFAALLDCGVQPDRAASDETTALAQLQALWEQAGLQEVETCAFTVAQRYPDFAAYWQALADSASIGARFAALPADMQAAVRAALQERLPAEPDGSIHVTARAHAVKGIRA from the coding sequence ATGGCCCAATTCAACGATCCCGCCGCTTACGAACGCTACATGGGCGGCTGGAGCCGCGCGGCAGGCGAACAATTTTTAGACTGGCTGGGACAACCGCACGGCCTGCGCTGGCTGGATAACGGCTGCGGCAGCGGCATATTCAGCGAACTGTTGTGGCAACAGGCACAACCGGCAAGACTGGACGGCATCGACATCTCGCCGGAACTGCTTGTCCACGCACGACAGCGTCTGCCGCAGACAATCGCCCTGCACCACGGCGATGCCAACGCCTTGCCCTTTGCCACTGGCAGTTTCGATGCTGCCGCAATGGCGCTGGTTATCGTCTTTCTCGCTGATGCGCTGCAAGCCGTGCGTGAAATGCAGCGCGTGGTGCGCAGTGGCGGGATGATTGCCACCTACATTTGGGATTTGCCGCATGGCTTCCCCTACGCCGACGCTTTTGCCGCCCTGCTCGACTGCGGCGTGCAGCCCGACCGAGCCGCCTCCGATGAAACAACCGCACTCGCGCAGTTGCAGGCCTTGTGGGAGCAGGCCGGCCTGCAAGAAGTGGAAACCTGCGCTTTCACCGTCGCCCAACGCTATCCCGATTTCGCCGCCTACTGGCAGGCACTGGCCGATAGCGCCAGCATCGGTGCCCGCTTTGCCGCCTTACCGGCAGACATGCAGGCGGCAGTACGCGCGGCATTACAAGAACGCCTGCCTGCCGAACCTGACGGCAGCATCCACGTGACTGCCCGCGCCCACGCTGTAAAGGGAATCCGCGCTTGA